The genomic segment CCCAAGCTAGTAAAATAGATACGACTTATATTCAAATTTTAACATACCATAACTATGGTATGTTTATTTTGGTGGCTATTTGTCTGCTTATCGGCACAGATTTGAAGCAATATTTCACACTACTTTTCTAACTGTCTGGCTGAATGTGATTTTCTCTTTGGGAAGGCTACAGTGGCGGCCTTTGCAGCCAGTGAGGGCCACGCCCACCCGCGGGTAGTGGAGCTTCCAAAGACAGAAGAGGGGTTGGGCTTCAACATCATGGGTGGCAAAGAACAGAACTCTCCCATCTACATCTCCAGAGTGATTCCTGGGGGCGTGGCTGACCGGCAGGGAGGGCTGAAAAGAGgagaccagctgctgtctgtcaaTGGCGTGGTAAGATTACAGTACACTGAAACCAGTCACATTTCATGTAtattactagcgtgttgcccgtggggatccacgggctctagatttagTGGTGctcataaaataggtagctgacattttcatgagtggtaataaattaagcaaagcttgtataacgaGTTGGAATtgcatgagtccagaatgtttttacaaccttagacctcaacagttttttagaagaggaactcaacccttttttatcctgttaattatgtattttttatgttaatttactgtcttaatgtatttagaaatcatttatgttgttgttgtaatCATTTACgcactattattatcatcattattattgttattattaatatgtatattttgcagacatgaacgagtgaagctcttcagcatctcaccatgtcatttgggtccttcagactttttcagtaaatGTATAAgcatgtctaaaaaaaaaacttcagcttctggggggctttgcCCCCACACCCCCCAGCtacggccctcttaaccccctgccactttaagcatattCTTTATTTGCATTCTCACATTACAGTTCAGAccatttcaacttttaaaagcatacacacacagagtaaatataaagtcttaatcttacctgttaatttcagtcagattcatcatcacagcctgatgaaaacttatccacataaagggtcctgattttggaaaattacATCTGAAAAttctttagttccttgtcgtggctgaagaaacttAGCATTTTAGAAGAAGTCCTCTGTGTTGTGTGCGTTCTCAGGCTGAACCAGAGAACGctggcactttgtgccacaacaaaaaaaaattaacttattttaaaagttgaaagagtcacagcacttcattcattcataccaGCGTTTATCAgtcgactcttcagcattctgcacacgatgaaaataaatcccatgatccaccaagacaaaaataaaataaaacaagagcaatctgagatttctgacatccaccaatccatcCCATTTAGGTtcgtcacactttattttcagtaaatatgcAG from the Thalassophryne amazonica chromosome 16, fThaAma1.1, whole genome shotgun sequence genome contains:
- the LOC117528780 gene encoding protein lin-7 homolog B-like, encoding MEKEPFIMEQSLSCSSVNNISHYFSNCLAECDFLFGKATVAAFAASEGHAHPRVVELPKTEEGLGFNIMGGKEQNSPIYISRVIPGGVADRQGGLKRGDQLLSVNGVSVEGEHHEKAVELLKAAQSSVKLVVRYTPKVLEEMEARFEKMRIARRRHQHTSYTSLETRG